In Eleutherodactylus coqui strain aEleCoq1 chromosome 11, aEleCoq1.hap1, whole genome shotgun sequence, a single window of DNA contains:
- the CCDC85B gene encoding coiled-coil domain-containing protein 85B yields the protein MNEECGLLGRDLSKVTDEEMLSHSKEELVRKLREEEAEKMAALIQRGRLIKEVNRQLQGHLTEIRELKQVNHRLQEENRELKDLCCFLDDDRLKSKKLASEWQLFGYHAAKVLREDLGGYLKKLSELERRQDELVRENSCLSEVFLALEEDGASIRHHASPVASSELSLLPCGPRDLGDGSSSTGSVGSPDQLHVVCSPDD from the coding sequence ATGAATGAGGAATGTGGTCTTCTGGGACGGGACCTTTCCAAGGTGACAGATGAAGAAATGCTATCTCATAGCAAAGAGGAACTTGTGCGGAAACTGAGAGAAGAGGAAGCAGAGAAAATGGCAGCCCTTATTCAAAGAGGTCGTCTTATTAAGGAGGTCAACCGCCAGCTACAAGGTCATTTAACAGAAATTCGTGAATTAAAACAAGTCAATCATCGCCTTCAGGAAGAGAACAGAGAGTTAAAGGACCTTTGCTGCTTCTTGGATGATGATAGATTGAAAAGCAAGAAGCTGGCTAGTGAATGGCAGCTTTTTGGTTACCATGCAGCCAAAGTCTTACGGGAAGACTTGGGTGGGTATCTGAAAAAGCTTTCTGAGCTTGAGAGACGCCAGGATGAGCTTGTGCGGGAAAACTCATGCCTTTCTGAAGTTTTTCTGGCTTTAGAGGAAGATGGGGCATCCATAAGGCATCATGCCAGTCCTGTGGCTTCATCAGAGCTAAGCCTTTTACCTTGTGGACCACGAGACTTGGGAGATGGGAGCTCCAGTACAGGGAGTGTAGGGAGTCCAGATCAACTCCATGTTGTTTGTTCACCCGATGACTGA